In Anaerococcus prevotii DSM 20548, the genomic window TCTGCTATAACCTCTTCTATACCACCATTTGTAAATATAAAGGCACAAGTATTTAAGGGAACAAGAATTTTTGATCCGCTTGTTAAATAACCAACATCTTTTTTGTACTTTTTATCACCGCCATAGATGATGTAGCCAGGGCTAACAGCAGTATCTTCCTCAAACTCACCTACTGTTACGAGCTCCTTCCATTGGCTTGTCATCGTTTCACTAACAGATCCTTTTATAACTTGTACTATTCCCATATTGCCTCCTTATTTATCTCATATATGAATTATAGCAAAATAATTTGTAAAATAAAATACTAATCCCTAACAAAACCACTTACTAAACTAAGTAAGTCTAAAAAAATTATGGCGAGCCTTCTAGCAAAAATAGAAAACTCGCCCTTAGCTTTAATTATTATTAAATTATTTGAAAAATGCCCATAATCTTTAAGTCCTTATAAATTATAGGAACTTAAATTTATTTTTTTCTCTTTATAGAAAGGAAGGCTAAAGAGCTTGCGAATAAAGTGGAAACAAGCCCTAATGAAGACTCAACTCCTGTTTTAGAATTAGGAGCTGCTTGTTTATCTTCCTTCTTTTCTTGTTTCTTCGCATAGTTTTTATCCTTTGCAGCTGTTTTATCCTTAATAGAATCTTTATCTTTAATAGAATCTTTATCTTTAATAGAATCTTTATCTTTAATAGAATCTTTATCTTTAATAGAATCTTTATCTTTAATAGAATCTTTATCCTTAGTAGAATCTTTATCCTTTGTAGTTGTTTTATCCTTATTTTCAGTCTTATCTCCTTGCTTTGGACTTTCATTTATGGCAAAAACTAAATCTCCATTTTCAAAAAATGTCCCATCGGCAAGTTTTTTGAGGACTATAGGCTTGATAAATTTAGTATTTTCAGGCATATTAAGGATTTCTACTACATAACCGCCGTCAACTTCTATAATCTTATAATCAGCTTCAGGAAGTTTTTGTTTATTGTATTTTGGTGTAGAAGAACTAATCCCATCTACATTGACCGCCTCGTAATCTTCATCAGTTACATAATTCAATTTGATAAATTGATTTTTATTTTCACTAGCCTTCTTTAGTCCTTTTAGACTAGATTTGATAAATATCTTATTATCGTTAAGTAATGAATAATTTTTATTGTTGTGTGGGTTTGTCTTTGTTCTTTGACCAAGAACTTCAAAGTCAACCAAGGCCTTGTGGGTAAAATCCCTGAAAAGTCCTTGTTTTTTTCCATTTACTTTCTTAAAAGGAATTTTTTCAATTTCACTAAGCTTTTCTTGATCGATATTATTATCTTCAAGCAAGTCCCTTGATCTCTTTAAAGCATTTTTAAGCTCTTGTCTGCTATTTCCTTCAAACTTTATAGAAGGATTGTCAATAGCAGCTTCATCTAAACCATCAAGGTAGGCCTTGAGTTCTTCTTTGGCCTTTTTTACTCTTTCATCATCCACAGTTTCCTTTGTTGAAGAAGCCATATCGGCACTTTCACTTGAGTCGGTTTGAGGAGCTTTATTCTCATCGACTTTGCTTTCAACCTTATCCTTGTCAATTTCATCTAGAACTTTTTCTACTTCATCTATGTTAATAGATTCATCTGCCTTGCTTGTTGGAGCACTTAAACTCATGAAATTAACAGCCAATAACAAGGCTAGGGATAAGCTTACTTTTTTACTTATTTTCATATTTCCTCCTTTACTAATTAGACCTGTGACAAAAGTTTTTATATTTATTTTAAAAAAACTAAAAATAAAATGACAGATATTGTACACCAGTCATACATTAGTTAAGTATAGTATAATAAAAAAACAAGGACTTGTCAATAATGATAATCTCTTTCAACTACTTTGTTTTTAAGATAGTCTTATTTAGAAAAATATAAATCTATTATATTACTTATAACAAAATAATGGCTAAATTAAAATAATGCCTATAAGTTACAGATAAAAAACCGCCAAATCAATTGACCTGACGGTAATTATCATTTAATTATTAAGAAAGTTACTCGGCTGATAAGGCCTTTACTGGGTCTTTTTTAGCTGCAATACTTGATGGGATAATTCCTGCGATTAGGGTAAGTCCTACAGAAATTAATACCAGTATTAGTCCTGCCTTGGCTGGGAGGAAGGCTCTTATTTCTTCTATCCCACTCATATTTTGGATTAGCTTTGATAATGGAATATTTATTAGCATGGTAGCTCCAATTCCTATTAAGCCTGACAAGAGACCTATTATAAAGGTTTCTGATAGGAAGACTTTTCTTATATCCTTCTTGCTCGCTCCGATTGATCTTAAGATTCCAATCTCTTTTACTCTTTCAAGAACTGAGATGTAGGTTATTATTCCAATCATTATAGAGGATACAACAAGACTTACTCCGACAAAGGCTATCAAGAGATAGGATATGGCGGAGATTATTTGAGTAATTGATGAGGAGATTAGGCCTATATAGTCTGTGTAGGCGATCTTCTCATTTTCACTCTTACCATCGTTATATTCTTTGATGAAGTCCTTGATCTTGTCCCTATTTTCAAAGTTTTCAACATAGATTGAGATATTTGATGGGGCATCTTTGGATACTAGACCGAACTTTTCTAGGTTCTTGCTATAAGTCGCATCTCTTAGGAACTCATCGTAAATGTCGAGATAGAGATTTTTGTCGTTTTTGTCAAGGGCGTAGTCTATTAGAGCCCTATTATTATTTTTATTGTCTTGATTTTCTGCAAGAGCCATAGGATTCTTGCTTTGGATTTCTTTGGTTTTTTCGCTTAGCTCATCCATAAGCTCAGGTTTATTTCTCATTAGATAGGTGTTTACCTTCATTTCTTCCTTACTGTCTAGATTTTCTAGGAAGGATTTACCTATATTTTGTTTCTCCTCGACGCTTGATGCCGTAAAGGGAAGGTTATTGAGGATGTTTTTATCTTTATTCGCAAGTTGGGCCTTAGCTATTTCTGAATCTTCTACATGCTTTATAAGAAGGTCTGTTAGATCTCTGGAATAGGCTAGGGGAGAGTCTATGATTTGATTGTCATCGTTGGTCTTTTTCCTTGCTATTCCTACGATTTTGGCACTTATTGCCTTGTCAATTAATTCCTTTTTCTTAGCTTCATCGTCACTTATATCAATGAAAGAATCGCCAGATTTTTCGTAATAGTCTGATCCTGTGAGGATTTTGTACTCATGACCTATGATATCTTTTGGGCTAAGTTTTGCTTCTTTGATGTCGATTTTTTCCTTATTATCAAGTTTTGCTAAGATATCCTTGTAGTCCTTGCTAGGTAAAAGTCCAATCTCGTAGAGTCTTTGGGTCATGATCTCGTTGTTGTAATCTGTAAAAAGAACTAGGTCTGTGGCTTCCTTCGGCCAGCTTCCTTCTATTATTTCATAGTCATCTGTGATCATCTTTGAAACTTTACCGTCTTCTCTGCTTATAAGCTCGGTGAAGTTCTTGTTTGAAGATTGGGGTTTTAGGAGATTTGCCATAAAATTATCTTCCCTTTCCTCAAATTCTGATCCGTCTGTATTAATTAAATCTCCCTTTGGATCTTTGGTGAAGATATCAAAGTTTGTATCATAAGAATAGGTCACAAAATTGCCGCCGATTTCGTCGGATAGTTTCTTCTTGTTATCTTCCATGTATTTTTTGAAGGGAGTGAGGTTGTTTTCGCTGTAGGATGCGGAAAGCTCGTTTCTTCTTTTAAGAATCATGTTGTTTGAGATTACATCCTTAGTTGAATTGGCCTTATCTTTCCTTTCTGGAGGAGTTAAGATATTTTCTAGGTTTAAGGACTCCTTCTGAATCTGGATAGGGTAGGACTTTAGGGCATTTCTCTGACTTTCTGCTATAAAGTCATCCGCACCCTTTGATATAGAAATTATTAGGGCAATTCCTATAATTCCAATAGACCCCGCAAAGGCAGTAAGAATTGTCCTTGCCTTTTTGGTCAAGAGATTGTTAAAGGAGAGGTTAAGGGCTTGTTTTATTCCTAAATTTAGCCTTCTAGTCTTAAAATTTTCTTCATCATTTTTTTCCTCATAAGGGTCTGAATCATCAAGGATTACCCCGTCACGGATTTTGACAATCCTTGTAGAATATTTTTCGGCAAGTTCTGGGTTGTGGGTTACCATTATGACCAGCCTGTCCTTAGATATTTCCTTTAACAGATCCATAATTTGCTTAGATGTGTTGGTATCTAGAGCTCCTGTTGGCTCGTCAGCAAGGACGATTTCTGGATTGTTTACCAAGGCGCGGGCTATGGCAACTCTTTGCATCTGTCCGCCAGATAGCTCGGCTGGTTTCTTGTAGATATGATCTTTAAGTCCTACCTTATCAAGGGCTTCTATGGCTCGCCTCTTCCTATCTTCCTTCTTCACGCCAGAAAGGGTTAGGGCAAGCTCAACATTTGAAAGGATCGTTTGATGGCTTATTAGATTGTAGGATTGGAAGATAAAGCCAACCGAAACATTTCTATAATAATCCCAATCAGAATCCTTGAAGTTTTTGGTAGACTTACCATCTATCAAGAGATCTCCAGAAGTATACTTATCTAGACCTCCTATTATATTAAGCAGGGTTGTCTTACCACCACCGCTTCTTCCTAAGATGGAGACGAATTCATTTTTCCTAAAGGAAATCGAAACTTCGTCTAAGGCCTTCTGTTCGAAGTCGCCTGTCTTGTATATTTTTGTGATACTTTTAAGTTCTAACATATATCCTCTTTTCTATAGCAATATTTATACCCTAATTGTAAAGGCTATCAAATTAATGTACATTAAGTATTAAGCGATTATGAGAGAGACTGATGAATTATTTATTTATAAAGAAAATTCAATAGAAAAAACAAAAGATAATCTTCCTACTTACAAGAAGCTGGGTGTTAATTTCATAGCTATTGATATGGGAGAATTTATAAATGATGATTATTTAAGGGAGATTTTCTCTTTAAATGAATTCTTGAAGAAACAAGGCTTTGGTCTTATGCTTAGGCTTGATTTATTGATCTTATCTAAAAATCTTCTCGATTCAAAATTAGGTGATTTGACCTGGGAAAATACCAAGGTCAAAAGAGCAGTGCTATCATTTTTAAACTTCCTTGTCAAAAGAGGAATAGCTGCTTTTGATTTTTTAAATTTATCAGAGATACTAGATGATAAAAATTTCTTAGAGGAGATTAGAGAAATTAATAAAAATGTTCGTCACCTAAATGAAGATGTGCTTACGACAAGCCTAATAGATAAGCCTCAGTTTATCAAGTACTTATCTTCTACTGGGAAGACTGACTTTTCTTTCATCCAAGCTATGATAGATCATCTTAAGATAGAAGATTTAAATTCTTTTTATGAAAGTGGCCCGATTTTTGCTAAGACTTGGGATGATTTCTCAAACAAATTCTCTAAAAATTTTGCTTATTTTAGCATAAGTCAGAAAATATCTAATATCCTAGCCCTCAAAGGACCCGTTTATTTAGAAAGCAGTGATATAGATTTCGAAATGGAGGGACCCTTTTATAAGCTTACTTCCTATATAGAAAATCTTTCTAGAGTAAGGAAAGAAAACAAGTCTTTGACAAGGGGAGATTTTCTTGAGATTTTCAAAAAGGATAAGGACGTCTTTGCCTATATCAGACGATATAAAAATGAGAAAGCTCTTGTAATCAACAATCTAAGCCAAAAGGAATTTCTCCTTCCTATTTCTATGTATCTGGCAGATTATTCCTCCTACAAACTCGCTTTGGGAAATTACGGTCAAAGAAAGATGGTTGATAATCTTCTCCTTAGGCCCTTCGAAACATCAATTTTTATAAAAAAATAAATTAGTCTTTAAATTTCCTAGTAAAACAATATGATATATGATAAACGAAAAATATAGGAGGTAACATGAAATTTATTTCATTAATAATAACGATAGGCCTATTTTTCCTCTTAGGGAAAATGAAAGAAAAAAATATTTCTTTTGCTAAGAGAGTAATTTTGGCGGCTATCTTGGGTCTAGGCTTGGGATATTTCTTTGCTGGATCAACTGAATATGTAGC contains:
- a CDS encoding sortase — its product is MKISKKVSLSLALLLAVNFMSLSAPTSKADESINIDEVEKVLDEIDKDKVESKVDENKAPQTDSSESADMASSTKETVDDERVKKAKEELKAYLDGLDEAAIDNPSIKFEGNSRQELKNALKRSRDLLEDNNIDQEKLSEIEKIPFKKVNGKKQGLFRDFTHKALVDFEVLGQRTKTNPHNNKNYSLLNDNKIFIKSSLKGLKKASENKNQFIKLNYVTDEDYEAVNVDGISSSTPKYNKQKLPEADYKIIEVDGGYVVEILNMPENTKFIKPIVLKKLADGTFFENGDLVFAINESPKQGDKTENKDKTTTKDKDSTKDKDSIKDKDSIKDKDSIKDKDSIKDKDSIKDKDSIKDKTAAKDKNYAKKQEKKEDKQAAPNSKTGVESSLGLVSTLFASSLAFLSIKRKK
- a CDS encoding ABC transporter ATP-binding protein/permease, with product MLELKSITKIYKTGDFEQKALDEVSISFRKNEFVSILGRSGGGKTTLLNIIGGLDKYTSGDLLIDGKSTKNFKDSDWDYYRNVSVGFIFQSYNLISHQTILSNVELALTLSGVKKEDRKRRAIEALDKVGLKDHIYKKPAELSGGQMQRVAIARALVNNPEIVLADEPTGALDTNTSKQIMDLLKEISKDRLVIMVTHNPELAEKYSTRIVKIRDGVILDDSDPYEEKNDEENFKTRRLNLGIKQALNLSFNNLLTKKARTILTAFAGSIGIIGIALIISISKGADDFIAESQRNALKSYPIQIQKESLNLENILTPPERKDKANSTKDVISNNMILKRRNELSASYSENNLTPFKKYMEDNKKKLSDEIGGNFVTYSYDTNFDIFTKDPKGDLINTDGSEFEEREDNFMANLLKPQSSNKNFTELISREDGKVSKMITDDYEIIEGSWPKEATDLVLFTDYNNEIMTQRLYEIGLLPSKDYKDILAKLDNKEKIDIKEAKLSPKDIIGHEYKILTGSDYYEKSGDSFIDISDDEAKKKELIDKAISAKIVGIARKKTNDDNQIIDSPLAYSRDLTDLLIKHVEDSEIAKAQLANKDKNILNNLPFTASSVEEKQNIGKSFLENLDSKEEMKVNTYLMRNKPELMDELSEKTKEIQSKNPMALAENQDNKNNNRALIDYALDKNDKNLYLDIYDEFLRDATYSKNLEKFGLVSKDAPSNISIYVENFENRDKIKDFIKEYNDGKSENEKIAYTDYIGLISSSITQIISAISYLLIAFVGVSLVVSSIMIGIITYISVLERVKEIGILRSIGASKKDIRKVFLSETFIIGLLSGLIGIGATMLINIPLSKLIQNMSGIEEIRAFLPAKAGLILVLISVGLTLIAGIIPSSIAAKKDPVKALSAE